A single genomic interval of Chrysemys picta bellii isolate R12L10 chromosome 8, ASM1138683v2, whole genome shotgun sequence harbors:
- the CRIP2 gene encoding cysteine-rich protein 2 isoform X3: protein MEEQPALGPIEHVSKVEEKKVSGPPKGPSRASSVTTFTGEPNMCPRCGKKVYFAEKVTSLGKDWHRPCLRCERCGKTLTPGGHAEHDEQPYCHKPCYGILFGPKGVNTGAVGSYIYDKDPEAKDQP, encoded by the exons ATGGAAGAGCAGCCGGCTCTGGGGCCCATTGAGCATGTTTCGAAGGTAGAAGAGAAGAAAGTCAGTGGCCCACCGAAGGGGCCCAGCAGAG CCTCCAGTGTCACCACCTTCACCGGGGAGCCCAACATGTGCCCGCGCTGTGGCAAAAAAGTCTACTTTG CTGAGAAGGTGACTTCACTGGGGAAGGACTGGCACCGCCCCTGCCTGCGCTGCGAGCGCTGCGGCAAGACTCTGACCCCTGGCGGCCATGCGGAG CACGATGAGCAGCCATACTGCCACAAGCCCTGCTACGGGATCCTCTTTGGACCAAAGG GAGTGAACACTGGAGCTGTTGGAAGTTACATCTACGATAAAGACCCCGAAGCAAAGGACCAGCCCTAA